In Xenorhabdus poinarii G6, the following are encoded in one genomic region:
- a CDS encoding DUF3761 domain-containing protein, whose translation MKNLKLSVAALLVLFSSTALAAPAVSTSTETAPKTVTSVKNNVKTTKHNANTLDKKVSKKAQKHQASKRKIKKNTVKKNTAKKGANTALCKDGSHSKSQSRKGACARHGGVAKWL comes from the coding sequence ATGAAAAACTTGAAGTTATCAGTTGCAGCATTACTGGTGTTGTTTTCAAGTACAGCACTGGCAGCGCCAGCAGTATCAACCTCAACCGAGACTGCGCCAAAAACAGTCACGTCAGTAAAAAATAATGTTAAGACAACAAAACACAACGCTAACACGTTAGACAAGAAAGTCAGTAAAAAAGCCCAAAAACACCAGGCGTCAAAGAGAAAGATCAAAAAGAATACAGTCAAAAAGAATACAGCCAAAAAAGGCGCGAATACAGCCCTTTGTAAAGATGGTAGCCATAGCAAGAGTCAATCCCGTAAAGGCGCTTGCGCTCGCCACGGCGGTGTCGCGAAGTGGCTGTAG
- a CDS encoding protein bax, with protein MPSLIMRTSAVFAFFISLIFTGLSNASTSTSKIQEYSHNGIPINLPDLRKYPSGTPRKKAFLNIIVPVIVQHNQKIMQDREWLLSHRKNRYWSAQDSNRLKKICVDYKMTCNSPKQVNWRQLLSRVDIIPTHFVATQAAAESGWGTSELAKKNNNLFGMRCRTCGKTNGKVKGYSAYPTINASVVAYMKNLNTHHAYESLRSSRAKQRTTQEPLNTSKLIDNLNGYSELGNEYNRYLHRVLNGNRQLISQAHELAMQ; from the coding sequence ATGCCCTCTCTAATCATGAGGACAAGTGCGGTCTTCGCTTTCTTTATCTCATTAATCTTCACCGGTCTGAGCAATGCCTCGACCAGTACCTCGAAAATTCAAGAGTATTCTCACAATGGCATACCGATCAATTTGCCCGATTTGCGAAAATATCCTTCAGGTACACCCCGGAAGAAAGCGTTTTTAAATATTATTGTGCCTGTCATTGTTCAGCATAATCAAAAGATTATGCAAGACCGCGAATGGCTCCTGTCACACCGGAAAAATCGTTATTGGTCTGCACAGGATAGCAATCGACTAAAAAAGATCTGCGTCGATTACAAAATGACCTGTAATTCACCAAAACAGGTCAACTGGCGTCAATTGCTCAGTCGAGTTGATATTATTCCTACCCATTTCGTCGCCACACAGGCGGCCGCTGAATCGGGTTGGGGAACATCAGAACTTGCCAAAAAAAATAATAATCTGTTTGGGATGCGTTGTCGCACTTGCGGCAAAACGAATGGAAAAGTGAAAGGTTATTCAGCTTATCCGACCATTAACGCTTCTGTCGTTGCCTATATGAAGAATCTGAATACGCACCATGCTTATGAATCACTGCGTTCTTCACGGGCAAAACAGAGGACAACACAAGAGCCGCTGAATACCAGTAAGCTTATCGATAATCTCAATGGCTATTCTGAACTGGGGAATGAATATAACCGCTATTTGCATCGAGTATTGAATGGCAATCGGCAACTCATCTCACAGGCTCATGAATTGGCTATGCAATAA